In Sesamum indicum cultivar Zhongzhi No. 13 linkage group LG1, S_indicum_v1.0, whole genome shotgun sequence, the sequence TTGGTTGCTTTGCAATGACAGAATTTGAAATACTGTGTAGACTATATTAACGACACCTCATGATTCATGGAAAATGACCCTGCTACTTCTGCTCGTGGCTTTCTCCAATTCATTCTCTCTCATgtgaaaattagattttacTCAACACAAAATATTACAGATTTTGTATTCATAAATAGTTCCCAGAATGATAAGCCCTATTGTTTAGAGTTTATTTACGGTCTCTATTCTATCTTTATAGGTAATGCGAAGATATGGTGTTCCAGAGCCATatgagaaattgaaggagCTGACTAGAGGAAGAGCAGTGACTAGAGAAAGCATAAGAGAGTTCATTGAACGTCTCGATATCCCAGTTGAAGCTAAGTCTCATCTCTTAACTTTGACGCCCCATACTTATGTTGGAGCTGCTGTTGAATTGGCCAAGAACTTGGACACAGTTACGAGCTTGGTGAATGGAGCTATCGTCTTATGAGTGCTATTACTGAGTGACTAGACGAGGTTTCGACTTGCAGTATACTGCATTCTGGACCCAAGGAGGTTTTTTACCAACGTAAATGCTACTTCGTTTTGAGAAGAGCAGAAAACCTGTCTGTCGTAGCCGTTCTATTTGGTGCAGTGCCCAGAACACAGTCCCCGGTGTTTCAATCTGGGTTCAGCCAAACCATAgcttccctttttctttttcgaaaAAAGAAGCGGAGAAATGTATGGGGTTTGAACTATTCTGGGATTTTTCATGTATTTCAATCCTTTAGTCGAAATgaagatgaaaagaaaattcatttatctACACTTTGTCTTAGAAAAGATACTCATTAATAGGTAAGTAGCATAAAATAACTACTTGAAACAAAATCTGTATCCTACTGATTCGGACAAGTTAAATATGACGGAATCACAATGTTCAATCCAGGCCAAATTAGTTAAACAAAATCAGATTATGagatcaaacaaaataattagattaatttagcACATGATCCTGTATTGCATTTGCATTATTAAGATCCCTTTAACAATTTTAGTGCATATcattgttaatatttatttatgattatgtATCTCATAGATCTATTTATAGGATGAAACTGCGATTTTGTCGATTTAATCAACAGATGTATGATTACCACATGGCCAActcttataaattttgacaaagagaaaaaaaaaaaaagaaaaaaagaacacaaatAAATGATGGGACTAATCACTTTGGTGATGAGGACGTTTGGCGACCAacatctaaaattatttatggtcAATCATGATTTGGAGCTTAATTGAACTGTTTACACCCAGTAAAATCCGATAAAGTCTAAGAAGAAAATGCACCTAATTTGCGAGatcaaatatacaaatttttccTGATTTCAAGAACTCATATGCTCAAAATGCTTTGCCTATATGTTGAAATCTTAACTGATGAGCACTATTATTTACAAACAagttgttaaatattgaagaattattatttatattattacttCCAAACTCCATGTCAATCATGTAAATCgagattatataaaattaattcatgaaattaattactaataaagTAGTAAGTCAATCGGGGGATTGAAAACAAGTTACAATGCCAAAACCTGGAGATAATAAATGGAGAAGAAAGCTACTTAAGTCATCATTCCCATTCCCCCCAAAACTCTCACAACTACACCATTTTTTCTCCTACAAACAGAGAACATAAAACCAGAAGCTCAAGGTGGCGTTAGTCATTCCAGCCACCTTCGACCACGGGTGGCGACAGAATGACGAAAACAACCTCGAGTTATCCCCATATTATTACCACATCTCCATCATCACCAATCTCTAATCAAAGCCCTCTTAAGTTACAGTGATATTGTGGCCTTAGATGAGATATCTAGCAACAATTCACACAAAAGGGCAGCAAAAACTTCAGCTTCCAACTCCATAGCCACCTCCcggttttcttgatttaacGATCGCCATTCCCCTCCTTTTTCCATGTCCTTAACATAAACTCCCCTGTTTCTTGGCACCTCCCATGCAAGAAAGAGCTCACTCGTTTTTCTCCCGTTGATCCAATTTTCCGCCTCTTCAAGCAGCTCCTCTTCAAACGAGTATCCACCCCATTGCCTTTGCGGATGCACGTTTTGATCAATGATTCTTTCTCTAAAGAAGTCCGAGAGTAACTTGTCTGCCTTTATCTTGAGGCCATATGAGGGCAAAGTGTCCTTCATTTGTTGAAGTAGATCCAATGCTTTTCGTTCTGCTAGGCCTtcctcatcctcttcttcttctcgcTTGATCTCTGATGTGGATTTCTCATCAACGGGAGGAGAACCAGTAGATTCATTATCTGAGTCTGGCAGAAGTACGAATCGTTCGACTAGGTTCACTGGCTCGAGCTGAGTACACTCGAACTTTTGAATCTTTTTCATGAGCTTCTTCTTAGTTCCTACACATGAAATTGCCATGTTTTTCTTCAGGAAAAAGACCTAAAGCAGTCGACAACGAATCGTGTAGGACATGCACAAAGGATTTTCCCTTCCTAAGTTAAAACTCGAGTATAAACAAAGTGTGTGTGGTATGAGAGATTCGAGTAGCTCACCTTCCACAACTGCGAGGCTGTGTGGGAAAGGAGAGTAAACTtcatcatcgtcatcatcatcatcatcatcaaaggGACAATCGAGCACCGATACCGGACTCAACTGTTCCTTCTCTTCACTAACTGACCACTGCTTCTCCTGTTCATTAATCCACCAAcatgttacatatatatatatatatatatcctagaAAATACAACTTTCCGGTAACAATCATCTGTCGGAGACAGGAATAGAGATCAtacaacatattaattaattaattattcagaAGAAACAATTAAGGTAGTTGTTTCCTGTAAGAACGTCGGAGTTTTCATGGTACAGTCTCGTCAATCAAGATTTTCGTCAACAATGACTCGTTTGTTAATCCCACATATCCATGATGTGGGAAATCTTTTACGACAGATGAAAGATTTTAGGGTTGGAGGGATCATCTTACAGTAATggagtataatttaaatttgcaaTAAGAGTCCACATAAATGATCacacttaaataataaatagagtaATTACATCTACACCCATAATCTATGGcctatttttacaaattatccatgccttttgaataattatacatacacccaCAAAAAACGttaatatcatttatataaatcaatcttatttttttaaaaattacacatatacatCTTAGAAACGTAACATCATTGCACAAATTACCCCTAActtttggaaaaaatgcaagcaaccttatatgatattgcaaatgagcaaattacctctcgatgaaaaataaaaaagcaatttatccccttgtatttttcaaaatacaacaatttaccttcttataactttttaaaattaaagcaatttacctccttagacgcggaggtaaattgcttcattttaacaaatacatagggataaattactatttttttttataaagtaatttgctaatttccAAATCATATgtggtaaattgcattaaactccTAGTTTTTCACTGTCTAGGGTTGTTtctatatttacataaaataataagagtgGTTTCTATAATTACGTAAGAAAACAAGGGTGATTAATAAACCACAAATTAGGGATTGCAAATATAACTATCTCAATAATAAATGACACGCACAACTCCTGGAAATAATTTTGTGGGCCGAAgtataatattgataaagCATAGGGGTCGTAAATGAAAAACAAGTGTGTTAGGAGGAATTAGGATGTTTGAAATGGAAGCAAATGGAGAGAGATCAGACCACAAAGCCCCATGAGAAGTAAATCCCAAGAATAGTATCGAATGCGTCAAAAAAGTCAACCCCACTactttactaatatatatcacCTCTCcctacctttttttttaatattctttataatctttaataaatataatatatatacatacgaatagtaatattcataaataatatcaatattattaataagtttCAGGAGACCAaaaattcttttctcattttaactggattaattgcattttaatccctacaaaaatactaataaacataaacatcccaaaacaaaaaagtgtAACGCGGCCCTTAAATTTTCCAAGAAGAAGTTCGTTGTGTCCAACATCAAGAGGTCGTGTTGTCGTTTTCCCGATAAACGttcaaattatctttttttttttttgagattttttgttCGTAAGAAGGTCCGTTGCGTTTAGCTCaaatttaacttatttatcaaaaaaatatttgaattagaatgATGGGCATgctatgaaatatataatgacaCTGATATGGCTTAATTCTTACTACTTGATATTTTCGCACCTGAGGTTTATAGTAATTGCTCTATAAGGACCCTAACCAACTGGGCATTTCTAGGGTAATAACAGCACAAGGACAAAAGGGCATTTTAGGAAATGCAATAGAGGCGAAATCTAGTATCTCGCGTGCAATGGAGAACCGAGTTTCCACGCCGTAGATTCCGCTCGAAGACAAGAGATAGCGGGATCCTCGCCGCAAatagtaatttctttttattatatcataaaatcCAGCGTGGTCTACCTGTACCTGGCGGTATACAAACCGCACGTGTACCCTCCACCTATTTTCTCTCCATCTTTACTGCTGTAATATTTTCACCAATATCGAAATttctactattatttttttaaactattttttcaaatttttgaaaaataatttttaaatatatttcccACATCGCCAAAACATTCTTTTAGTCTCTTATGTGgttcaaattcaaaagttttgaTCATCACATTCCAAATTTACCATTAGACACTATTTTCACCTCaagtaaaaaatcaaaatatttatacaccCAAGATCGTGGAATTCAAACTCATAAtcttttaatcataaaatctCAAGTTTTTACTAACACAAATTAGGATAAAAATGCCGTAACTtctgcataattaattacagaagaattgatttttatttaactgatCTTATCTTACTTGATTCcgtaaaaattaaatcttgaattGTAAAATCTTTAAATCTTAATTTGTACAAACTTTTTGCGTTAATTCGTCGCAATTGTACcatagatttttattattcaattatcaATAACTAATCAATAGCTACTTCTACAATAGACCAACAACTGTTAAACtgtacaaaatataaattgtatatttaaacaGTCGAAAAaagattgtattttatattataagatgATTCTGAAATTTCGATCGAgcgaaaataatttaaaatttaaaatatgaaatacccttaattataaatatagttaaattttaaaatcttgaagaGTGAAGACAAAGGTAGgtcaattaattgaaaataaaagcaatgGTGAGTACaagattcaaattttaacacaCAAGCAACCCAAGTTGGCTCAACAacttacaataaaatttaaaattaaataacaaataaataaaggaaCTGACCTTTGTAGAAGAGTTGTTACTACTGGTGGTTGAGTCCGTTGAAACGTCGCCGTCTTTTGGAAGCTCTGTGGCTACCTCTACGGCGTCGTTCTCGTCTTTAggtaaatttgaatttacctCAGAGGAAGAATTACCGCTCCAGCAGTACGAACTTAGATCATCGCTCGCCGATCGGCTGTTGCTGTTGGTAGTGTTCATGGAGGAGCAGTTGGAAGTGTCCAGTGGTCCGGAGTCCTCCTTCAGGAGCTCATCAAACGATTTCCAGCGTCGGATCTCTTTCTCGTTTGATTTCCTCTTCCAGAAGCTAGTTTTCTTGAGGATTTTCTTAGAGAGGTTCCGCGGTAGAATTGATCTCGTCCGCTTTTTCTTCTCCGGCGAACTCCCGGAGCCGAAGGGGAGGCGTTTGACGGCCGTGATGACGGTTCGGAAAGCGGCCAGGGCTGATCTCGACGGGTTTTTGAGTGGGGATGGTGCGTGGTTTTTCTGGAAATAATTGAGATATTTCTTCTGCTGCTTCTGCTGCTGCTTGCTTTTGAGGTCGATCTCGATTAGGAATCGGACGGTACTGCCACAGCACTGTCTTCTGGGGAACGATTTGAAGCCATTGGATGAGCATGAGCTCATATCATCCAACAGGTAATCTTTCAGCAACGAGGGTTTCGGCGGCAATGCCTTGGGTTTAATCACTCTGGAATCCATGAttcaaaaaacaacaaaaacagaTACAAAttacacacacgcacacacacacagaacTAGGGTTTAATTTCCGTTTTTGAGGTTAATTTCTGGTGCAGCAAAGAGAGAGTAACTGTCTACTTAGAACCAAAccaaaggaaagaaaagacaGTGGGGGTCCAATAATCAGAATACTGAGCAGAAATCCGAATGGCATCGAGTGGAAGTTGATGTTTCAGCTCTGATGAAATGGTGAGACGATGAGCGTTTTACATCTGTAGTACAAAAGTGATAATGAGCAGAGATTGGGAGGAAGTGGGGTTTAGTATTATAGTGAAGAAGAGAGTGTAAAAATCAGGGAAGAATGCAATTCCCTTTAAAGGGTTAAAGAATAGTGAAAGTGAGAGGCAGCTTCTTGATTGCTCTGGTGAAGATCTCTAggttttttgcttttaaatttagaaaaaagaattcatcTGAAGCATTTGCTGTATTTGGtctgagtgtgtgtgtgtgtgtgtgagagagagagagagagagagaagtaaGGAGATGTAGGAGGAGAAgaagtagaagaagaagatgggGATGATGCTTCTTGGAGTGGTTATTTGAATCTTAAGTTTGATTAAACAATGGATTTGAAGTTGTGGGgatttggtttgaaaaatgTGTTGGACTGAGAAATGACCAGAAGTTGACCTTTCTTCATTAAACTAAACTAATCGCCTGTCTAATGTGCTCTTAATTACCACGCGCTTTAAATGCCGCCACACCCCCTCCCCTGACATTGCAATTAAGTATCCTGTTTTAATTTGATGTACAGTATAGGGTTGTTTATGTTAATGGTTAAATACAGTTACCACTTcacatcaattattttttaaagtattaaaatttttaaaaattttgctttttttttttttccgaaaAAAAATGGAAGGTATTATTATAACCAACTCAGCCGAAggctaaaaaaaattaacacaacAGAAATATAGTCAAAGAAAGAAACCAAAGACGAAGCAATGCAACCCTTACACAAAAGGTTGGAGTTGACACATACAAGAAACAAGAGAAACAAGTGGCGGAGCATCCGCCCCTCCTCCCTCGAAGACCATTTATTACAGTTAAATCGAAGGGACAAACtaaagtaagaaaaaagacaaagtTTGAGCGTGATAGTCTCCTATGAGCTCGGCGCATCCACTCCTCCACATCGAGGCTGTTATGCATCACACTACCCTACAGAATACCTGACATGGCCCATACTAACTCTGCGAACAATCAACCAGAATTTGTTCCAACCGTCTTCCTCCAAGCCATAGACGGGGCACATGCCATCCACTTCCAACCGCCATCGTCTAAGGTTACGCTGCATTGGAAGGGCAGAGTGGTAGCATTTCCATGTAAAGAGAAGAACTTTGGGGGTTGCCTTCTTACGCCAGATTAAGTGCCAATCGTTCCACTAGCGAGCCTCATCACTCCAACTCGGCGTGGCCGTACCTATCGGGTGAGAAGTTAGCCAGTAAGCACTTCACACTGTAAACTTCCTCTTTGGATCATAATGCTAAAGGAAACGATCAATCTCCCTTATATGAATAGGATTAAGATGCACTAAACGTCCAAGGGGTCGAACTCCAACTGGACCAGCCCCTCATTCCACCAGCCTCAGGGATCAAGCAGCACCTGCACAGTCCCATCAACCTCAAGCGTACGGGAAGCAACACTAACTGGATCGTTGCCAGCCGTAGGAGCCAAGGTGATGAAGCTATTCGTACTAATGAACTGTCCCTAATACTCCATCAGATTCTGGCCTGCAACAATGATTTGGCTGCCAGAAGTGACATCCACGCATACAAGGAATTACCTCACCCCGTCGCCTGTACAAACGAGATCCTAGGGAAGTACCGTGCCTTGAACATCCTGTGTATAAGACTACCTGAGGCCGTCATAATTCTCCACGCTTGTTTACACAAGAGGGCGACATTGAATTCCTTGAGACTCTGCATCCCTAACCCACCTTCTTTCTTTCCTCTATGACCTTTGACCATGCTAATCAGTGAATTCTCCTCCCCACCTCTTGATTCCAGAAGAAAGCTGCCAACATACCTTCCACCTCTTTTAGGAATGTGTCTGGTAATTTGAAACAGCTCATCAAATAAGTGGGAATAGCTTGGAGCACCAACTGAATCATAACTGCACGTCCGGCTCGGGATAACTTTAAGCTGACCAACTCTGCATCTTCCTCTAAATGTGTTCCTTAATGATGTCAAAAATCGCCTGTTTTGATTGCCCCACAATTGCAGGAAGCCCGAGATATTTGTCATGTTTATCCACAACCAAAACTCCAAGGGACGTGACCACCTCCATTCTCACATGTTAAGGCGCGTTCCTACTGAAGATGATTGCCGACTTGCTCATGTTCATTTTAAGCCCAGACGCTCCTCGAGAACGCGAAGGACGTTTATGATGCACAACCTTGCATCCTTCATTACCTGGCAGAATATAAGTGTATCATTTGCAAAGAGTAAGTGGGGAACCCGTGGTCCGTCCAGACAGGTGGAGACACCCTTGATATTCCTAGCCCTCTCCTCATGCTAGATCAGGTTGCTAAAGACTTCTGCACACAACAAGAACAAATATGGAGAAAGGGGGGTCTCCTTGACGAAGCCCACTTTCTGGCTTCATAGACCTAAAAAACCATTTAATAAGAATGAGAAAGATACAGAAGAGAcataacatataattaaatccatAGATTTAGCACACAAACCAAGTTTAAGAAGCATTCTTTCAAGGAAATTCCACTCAACTCCATCATAAACCTTACTGATATCAAGCTTGAGCGATATGTGACTAGAGGATCCCTAGTATTCATGAGCGAGATAAGAATTGAGTTCGTGAGCAATCAAAACattatatatgattagttTGCTAGGGGCAAACGCTGATTGGGATTCTGATATCATACTACCAAGGAAAGGCTTGAGACAGTTAGCAACAGCCTCAGAATCGACTTTGTACACAACATTGCACAGGCTAATAGGTCTAAAGCCTGAGACCCTCTCTGGACTGGCACACTTTggtaataagaaaatatgagtTTGATTAAAGGCAGGATAAAAAATCCCATCATTTAAGAAAACGAAGAACACAAGTAGTAACATCATTACCAACAATGTACCAATACTTTTGAAAGAATAGAGGGGGC encodes:
- the LOC105157406 gene encoding uncharacterized protein LOC105157406, with product MDSRVIKPKALPPKPSLLKDYLLDDMSSCSSNGFKSFPRRQCCGSTVRFLIEIDLKSKQQQKQQKKYLNYFQKNHAPSPLKNPSRSALAAFRTVITAVKRLPFGSGSSPEKKKRTRSILPRNLSKKILKKTSFWKRKSNEKEIRRWKSFDELLKEDSGPLDTSNCSSMNTTNSNSRSASDDLSSYCWSGNSSSEVNSNLPKDENDAVEVATELPKDGDVSTDSTTSSNNSSTKEKQWSVSEEKEQLSPVSVLDCPFDDDDDDDDDEVYSPFPHSLAVVEGTKKKLMKKIQKFECTQLEPVNLVERFVLLPDSDNESTGSPPVDEKSTSEIKREEEEDEEGLAERKALDLLQQMKDTLPSYGLKIKADKLLSDFFRERIIDQNVHPQRQWGGYSFEEELLEEAENWINGRKTSELFLAWEVPRNRGVYVKDMEKGGEWRSLNQENREVAMELEAEVFAALLCELLLDISSKATISL